A stretch of Thermomicrobium roseum DSM 5159 DNA encodes these proteins:
- the hpaD gene encoding 3,4-dihydroxyphenylacetate 2,3-dioxygenase gives MGRPQEAFRILRLGHCVLRVRDLSAARSFYVDVLGFVPALEERDALYVRGIADFDLWTLGLVQADEPGLDHFALRVEYPDDLDALEELHRTLGVPVTRVEAGREPGQGEALRVRTPDGHPVEFYHHMEQVPVYDDRGRVRLPMRSTHRFRGIPPMFIDHMNLRVEDPDASLTYWRDRLRFSISEYTVRDGKTFAAWLRRRRGTHDVAVVRSTGPSLHHVAYHVGEPADVMRTADLLADAGFRAQIDFGPGRHGLSNAFFIYVRDPSGNRLEIYMGDYQRDLDAEPIRWEWEDYDEGGRLWWSPEYPARFLETTPVNPSWPL, from the coding sequence ATGGGACGCCCTCAGGAGGCTTTCCGCATCTTACGCCTCGGACACTGTGTGCTGCGAGTGCGCGACTTGTCAGCCGCTCGCTCTTTCTACGTCGATGTGCTCGGCTTTGTCCCCGCCCTCGAAGAGCGAGACGCGCTCTACGTTCGGGGGATCGCGGACTTCGATCTATGGACGCTCGGGCTCGTCCAAGCGGACGAGCCCGGGCTCGATCACTTCGCTCTCCGGGTGGAGTACCCCGACGATCTCGATGCACTCGAGGAGCTGCACCGCACACTCGGCGTCCCAGTCACACGGGTCGAGGCAGGGCGAGAGCCAGGCCAAGGGGAAGCGCTGCGGGTTCGCACGCCGGACGGGCATCCGGTGGAGTTCTATCACCACATGGAGCAAGTGCCAGTCTACGACGACCGCGGCCGCGTGCGGCTCCCGATGCGGTCGACTCATCGGTTCCGGGGTATTCCACCGATGTTCATCGACCATATGAACTTGCGCGTCGAGGATCCCGACGCATCACTCACCTACTGGCGGGATCGCCTTCGCTTCAGTATTTCGGAGTACACTGTCCGCGACGGAAAGACCTTCGCGGCGTGGCTGCGACGACGGCGTGGTACGCACGACGTTGCCGTGGTCCGTTCAACTGGTCCGTCGCTTCACCATGTTGCCTATCACGTCGGTGAACCGGCTGACGTGATGCGAACAGCCGATCTCTTGGCCGATGCCGGATTCCGAGCGCAGATCGACTTCGGCCCAGGACGACACGGTTTGAGCAACGCTTTCTTCATTTACGTCCGTGATCCCTCAGGAAATCGTCTCGAAATTTATATGGGCGACTACCAACGCGACCTGGACGCGGAACCGATCCGCTGGGAGTGGGAGGATTACGACGAAGGTGGACGCTTGTGGTGGTCGCCCGAGTATCCAGCACGTTTCTTGGAAACCACACCGGTCAACCCCAGTTGGCCCCTTTGA